One genomic segment of Desulfocapsa sulfexigens DSM 10523 includes these proteins:
- the mqnC gene encoding cyclic dehypoxanthinyl futalosine synthase — MQESIFNDISDRVLSGGRLSDEEFIELNDHGDLYQLGFLANAIREKLHPEKNVTYVIDRNINYTDICVSACKFCAFFKAPEDKDGYVLTKEELALKIKETQDLGGTQILLQGGLHPDLQLEYYEDMLRFMKETGIHVHGFSPPEIHHFAKVSKLPISTVISRLINAGLDSIPGGGAEILSDRVRSFTAPLKGTADDWIEVMEEAHKQGLRTTATMMFGHVETVHERLEHLRRLRELQDRTKGFTAFIPWPFQPDHTALVEQAPIEKTTGYGYLRMLALSRIYLDNFENVQASWVTQGPKIAQLSLYFGANDFGSTMIEENVVAAAGISFRLSEDEIRRLVVDAGFTPRQRLMDYSLVG; from the coding sequence ATGCAGGAAAGTATTTTTAATGATATAAGTGACAGAGTTTTATCTGGTGGTCGACTGAGTGATGAGGAATTTATTGAGCTTAACGATCATGGTGATCTCTACCAGCTAGGGTTCCTTGCCAATGCAATCAGGGAAAAACTCCATCCAGAAAAAAATGTTACATACGTTATAGATCGAAATATCAACTACACCGACATCTGTGTGTCTGCGTGTAAGTTCTGCGCCTTTTTTAAAGCTCCTGAAGACAAAGACGGTTATGTGCTCACCAAAGAAGAGCTGGCCCTCAAAATCAAAGAGACCCAGGATCTTGGTGGCACTCAAATACTTCTTCAAGGTGGGCTCCACCCTGATCTTCAGCTGGAATACTACGAGGATATGCTCCGTTTTATGAAGGAGACGGGTATCCATGTCCATGGTTTTTCTCCTCCCGAAATACATCATTTTGCAAAGGTTTCAAAACTTCCCATCTCCACGGTGATTTCCCGTCTGATTAATGCAGGGCTCGACTCCATTCCCGGTGGTGGTGCAGAGATTCTCTCCGACAGAGTACGTAGTTTTACCGCCCCCCTGAAGGGTACAGCTGATGACTGGATTGAGGTTATGGAAGAGGCTCATAAGCAGGGGCTTCGTACAACTGCCACCATGATGTTTGGTCATGTTGAAACTGTTCATGAACGTCTGGAACATCTACGTCGTCTCCGTGAATTGCAGGATCGCACCAAAGGGTTCACCGCATTTATTCCCTGGCCATTTCAGCCAGACCACACAGCACTCGTTGAACAGGCGCCCATTGAGAAGACAACTGGCTATGGCTATTTACGAATGTTGGCACTTTCTCGCATTTATCTCGACAACTTCGAGAATGTTCAGGCCTCATGGGTTACCCAGGGACCGAAGATAGCTCAACTTTCTCTCTACTTTGGGGCTAATGATTTTGGCTCCACCATGATTGAGGAAAACGTTGTTGCTGCGGCTGGTATCAGTTTTCGACTTTCTGAAGATGAAATAAGACGATTGGTCGTCGATGCTGGATTTACTCCCAGACAACGTTTGATGGATTACAGCCTCGTTGGTTGA